The following are encoded together in the Serratia sp. UGAL515B_01 genome:
- the murP gene encoding PTS N-acetylmuramic acid transporter subunit IIBC, with translation MAKITVSMIEQILLLIGGSKNIIVCGNCMTRLRLTLKDRQSIQMDDIKKIPGVMGVINGDDQLQIILGPGKAQTASEMMNALLNAEPQQGQTTTEQTDLRALASQNKQQRKAGQNSAIHNFLTKFATIFTPLIPGFIAAGLLLGIATLLQQTLVTDGVVQAAWLKGLIAYMKVFSVGLFTFLSILIGFNTQKAFGGTGVNGAIIASLFILRYVPEGTSGYYAGFSDFFGLVIDPRGNIIGVLLACILGAWIERQVRRFIPDNLDMILTSTITLLITGAITFVVIMPVGGELFKGMSWLFMHLNGNPFGTAILAGLFLIAVVFGIHQGFVPVYFALMDAQGFNSLFPILAMAGAGQVGAALALFVRSPKGSVLRTQIKGAIFPGFLGIGEPLIYGVTLPRLKPFVTACVGGAVGGFFIGLVAWMGLPVGLNTVFGPSGLVSIPLMTSAQGIYAGMLVYIAGILISYTAGFILTWLFGSKNVDLN, from the coding sequence ATGGCGAAAATAACCGTTTCTATGATTGAGCAGATTTTACTCCTCATCGGCGGCAGTAAAAACATCATTGTCTGTGGTAACTGCATGACAAGGTTGCGTCTGACGCTGAAGGATCGCCAAAGCATTCAGATGGATGACATAAAGAAAATCCCTGGTGTAATGGGGGTGATTAATGGTGATGACCAACTGCAGATTATCCTTGGCCCAGGCAAAGCTCAGACTGCCAGCGAGATGATGAATGCGCTGCTAAATGCTGAGCCGCAGCAGGGGCAGACGACAACTGAACAGACCGATTTGCGGGCGTTGGCTAGCCAGAACAAACAACAGAGGAAGGCGGGCCAAAATAGTGCGATTCATAACTTTCTGACTAAATTTGCCACTATTTTTACCCCACTGATTCCTGGATTTATCGCCGCAGGGTTGTTATTAGGCATAGCAACCCTGTTGCAGCAAACGCTGGTAACCGACGGCGTGGTTCAGGCTGCATGGCTAAAGGGGCTGATTGCCTACATGAAAGTGTTTAGCGTCGGTTTGTTTACCTTCCTGAGCATCTTGATTGGTTTTAACACCCAGAAAGCCTTTGGTGGCACCGGCGTCAATGGTGCGATTATCGCTTCGCTATTTATTTTGCGTTATGTACCTGAAGGGACCAGTGGTTACTACGCGGGGTTCAGCGACTTTTTTGGTCTGGTGATAGATCCACGTGGCAATATTATTGGCGTTCTCCTGGCCTGTATATTGGGAGCTTGGATTGAACGGCAGGTACGCCGGTTTATTCCTGACAATCTGGATATGATCCTGACTTCGACTATCACCTTATTGATTACGGGCGCGATTACGTTTGTGGTGATTATGCCGGTCGGTGGCGAGTTGTTTAAGGGGATGTCTTGGCTGTTTATGCATTTGAATGGTAACCCGTTCGGCACCGCAATTTTGGCTGGGTTGTTCCTGATCGCCGTAGTTTTCGGTATTCATCAGGGTTTTGTACCGGTTTATTTCGCTTTAATGGATGCGCAAGGTTTTAACTCCCTTTTCCCTATTCTGGCAATGGCTGGTGCAGGACAAGTAGGCGCGGCACTGGCACTTTTTGTCCGTTCACCCAAAGGCTCAGTGTTACGCACTCAAATTAAAGGCGCTATATTCCCTGGCTTTTTGGGTATCGGTGAACCACTTATTTATGGCGTTACGCTACCGCGGTTAAAACCCTTTGTGACTGCGTGTGTAGGCGGAGCTGTAGGTGGTTTCTTTATCGGTCTGGTCGCCTGGATGGGACTGCCTGTAGGGCTTAACACCGTGTTTGGCCCATCAGGTTTAGTCTCTATTCCTCTGATGACCTCGGCACAGGGTATTTATGCCGGTATGTTGGTTTATATTGCCGGCATTCTGATTTCGTACACCGCAGGGTTTATTTTGACCTGGCTGTTCGGCAGCAAGAATGTCGATTTGAATTGA
- the murQ gene encoding N-acetylmuramic acid 6-phosphate etherase, with product MKINLSKMVTESRNPASAEIDTLSTLDMLALINREDQKVSLAVEATLPEVAKVVDLLVEAFAHGGRLIYCGAGTSGRLGILDASECPPTYGTPREQVIGLIAGGNTAILQAVENAEDNEEMGAQDLRDIDFNARDVLVGIAASGRTPYVLGAMGYARSVGAKVASISCNPGSEMSKAADIAIEPRVGPEVVTGSSRMKAGTAQKLILNMITTGAMIRSGKVYSNLMVDVEATNAKLLQRQVNIVVEATECSPEEAEKALNECNRHCKTAIVMILGNLSAQGASAILAKNNGFIRKALQGIKV from the coding sequence ATGAAAATTAATTTAAGCAAGATGGTAACAGAAAGCCGCAACCCTGCCAGCGCTGAAATCGATACTCTGTCAACACTCGATATGCTCGCATTGATTAACAGGGAAGATCAAAAAGTGTCCCTTGCAGTAGAGGCAACGCTCCCTGAAGTGGCAAAGGTTGTCGATCTTCTGGTAGAGGCTTTCGCTCATGGTGGCAGGCTGATTTACTGCGGTGCTGGTACATCAGGGCGGTTGGGGATACTTGATGCCAGCGAGTGTCCGCCAACTTATGGGACACCTCGCGAACAGGTTATCGGTTTAATTGCCGGTGGCAATACGGCAATATTACAAGCCGTTGAAAATGCTGAAGATAACGAAGAAATGGGCGCGCAGGATTTGCGCGACATTGATTTTAATGCACGTGACGTATTGGTTGGGATTGCAGCAAGTGGTCGTACTCCCTATGTCCTGGGGGCGATGGGATATGCACGTAGCGTAGGCGCTAAAGTAGCGTCAATCTCTTGCAATCCGGGGAGCGAAATGAGTAAGGCGGCAGATATTGCCATCGAACCACGAGTTGGGCCGGAAGTTGTCACAGGTTCATCGCGGATGAAAGCGGGAACCGCGCAGAAATTAATCCTGAACATGATAACAACCGGGGCAATGATCCGCAGTGGCAAGGTTTACAGCAACCTAATGGTGGATGTTGAGGCAACCAACGCCAAACTATTGCAGCGACAGGTCAATATTGTCGTCGAGGCAACGGAGTGTAGCCCAGAAGAGGCAGAGAAGGCGCTCAATGAGTGTAATCGCCACTGCAAAACCGCGATCGTGATGATCCTTGGCAACCTTTCTGCACAGGGTGCCAGTGCGATCCTGGCTAAAAATAATGGATTTATTCGTAAAGCGCTGCAAGGGATAAAGGTATAA
- a CDS encoding MurR/RpiR family transcriptional regulator — protein MSILNEITWLLPNLAENQQKIAKYIIEKPESVLTLSSSRFAESIGVSQSAIVKFSQKIGMRGFPALKIAISEELGRNERLKSYPHKALHNAISSEDSLSVIAQKLASEKTAAIIETTRRLNFEVFRKVIDIINNAQRVQIIGIWGSGLTAKDLSYKLQKIGIISLVEADLHVQLATAHCLTPKDVQIVLSFSGRRKDMRTAAGMAKAQGATVIAITGSKENPLAKMADYVLESVSDENEWRSSSISSRTAQNTLTDLIFLALMQQRKDIAKPLLLNTSMAINNLDD, from the coding sequence ATGTCGATTCTAAATGAAATAACCTGGTTGCTACCTAACCTCGCTGAAAACCAGCAAAAGATTGCAAAGTACATTATTGAGAAACCGGAGTCTGTACTTACGCTATCCTCTTCTCGCTTCGCAGAAAGCATCGGAGTCAGTCAGTCTGCAATCGTGAAATTTAGCCAAAAAATAGGCATGAGGGGTTTTCCCGCGCTAAAAATTGCCATCAGCGAAGAATTGGGCAGAAATGAACGCTTAAAATCATACCCACATAAAGCCTTACATAACGCGATTTCATCGGAAGACTCATTGAGCGTCATCGCGCAAAAATTGGCTAGCGAGAAAACGGCTGCGATCATAGAAACGACAAGGAGGCTGAATTTTGAGGTTTTCCGGAAAGTGATAGATATTATCAATAACGCCCAGCGGGTACAGATTATTGGAATATGGGGGTCAGGGCTGACGGCGAAAGATCTTAGCTACAAATTGCAGAAAATAGGAATCATCAGCCTGGTGGAAGCCGACCTTCATGTTCAGTTAGCCACTGCGCACTGCCTAACGCCCAAAGACGTGCAAATCGTTCTTTCTTTCAGCGGCAGAAGGAAAGATATGCGTACCGCAGCCGGCATGGCAAAAGCACAAGGTGCAACGGTGATCGCCATAACAGGCAGTAAAGAAAACCCACTGGCCAAGATGGCAGATTACGTGTTGGAAAGTGTCTCTGACGAAAATGAGTGGCGAAGCTCTTCGATTTCATCAAGAACGGCACAGAATACCCTCACAGATTTAATTTTCCTTGCCTTGATGCAACAACGAAAAGACATTGCCAAACCTCTGCTTCTCAATACCAGTATGGCTATTAACAACCTCGATGATTAG
- a CDS encoding amidohydrolase family protein yields MNENKSRRDFLSHSGKAAAACALFGVTTSVGYAAQPVTDKCEVSQHMRITTSHYYLDNVLLEAGFEFEGGIPVATRTELKSLEIKQGKIVALHGNRQHPDSNLPVYDAGGKLMLPTMRDMHIHLDKTFYGGPWRALNRPAGTTVQDMIALEHKLLPELRPHTQERAGKLIDLLQSHGTTIARSHCNVEPVSGLKNLEDLQAVLARRQSGFDCEIVAFPQHGLLLSKSEPLMREAMQAGAHYVGGLDPTSVDNAMEKSLDTMFQIALDYGKGVDIHLHETSPAGLAAVKYMLDTVEKTPQLKGKLTISHAFVLATLNEQQVDELATRMAAQQVTIASTVPIGTLHMPLSQLRNKGVFVMTGTDSVIDHWSPFGLGDMLEKANLYAQLYIRPNEKTLSRALAIATGDVLPLNDKGERIWPKAADDASFVLVDASCSAEAVARISPRTATFHKGEMVWGSVVQSHQV; encoded by the coding sequence ATGAATGAGAATAAAAGCCGCCGTGATTTCTTGAGTCATAGCGGCAAGGCAGCCGCTGCTTGCGCACTATTCGGTGTGACTACGTCCGTTGGTTATGCTGCCCAGCCAGTAACAGACAAATGTGAGGTGTCACAACACATGCGGATCACAACCTCGCATTATTATCTGGATAACGTTCTGCTCGAAGCGGGTTTTGAGTTTGAGGGGGGGATCCCGGTTGCTACCCGGACAGAACTTAAAAGCCTGGAGATCAAACAAGGGAAGATCGTTGCTTTACACGGTAATCGGCAACACCCAGACAGCAATTTGCCGGTGTATGACGCTGGTGGCAAGCTGATGCTACCCACCATGCGTGATATGCATATTCATCTGGATAAAACGTTTTATGGTGGTCCTTGGCGTGCGCTAAATCGTCCGGCAGGCACCACAGTCCAGGATATGATCGCGCTGGAACATAAATTGTTGCCAGAACTACGGCCCCATACGCAGGAGCGAGCAGGAAAACTGATCGATCTTCTACAGTCACACGGTACCACCATTGCTCGTAGCCATTGCAACGTGGAACCCGTCTCCGGGCTAAAAAACCTTGAGGACTTACAGGCAGTGCTGGCCCGCCGTCAGTCCGGTTTCGACTGTGAAATTGTTGCTTTTCCACAGCATGGCTTGCTGCTTTCAAAGTCGGAGCCACTGATGCGTGAGGCGATGCAGGCTGGGGCGCACTATGTGGGCGGTCTGGATCCGACCAGTGTCGATAACGCAATGGAGAAATCTCTCGATACTATGTTCCAGATAGCTCTGGATTATGGCAAAGGGGTTGACATTCATTTGCATGAAACCAGTCCGGCTGGGTTGGCCGCGGTGAAATACATGCTAGATACCGTAGAGAAAACCCCTCAGCTGAAAGGCAAGCTGACCATTAGCCATGCCTTTGTACTGGCAACGCTGAATGAACAGCAGGTGGATGAATTAGCAACCCGTATGGCAGCCCAGCAGGTAACCATTGCCTCTACGGTGCCTATTGGTACGCTGCATATGCCGCTCAGTCAATTGCGTAATAAAGGCGTATTTGTCATGACGGGTACGGACAGTGTGATCGACCATTGGTCGCCGTTTGGTTTAGGTGACATGCTGGAAAAAGCCAATCTCTATGCACAACTCTACATTCGCCCGAATGAGAAAACTCTGTCGCGTGCGTTGGCGATTGCGACGGGGGATGTGCTGCCGCTGAACGATAAAGGTGAACGCATTTGGCCAAAAGCAGCGGACGACGCCAGTTTCGTGCTGGTTGACGCTTCCTGTTCCGCTGAAGCGGTGGCGCGGATTTCGCCCAGAACAGCTACCTTCCACAAAGGGGAAATGGTCTGGGGCAGTGTTGTACAAAGTCATCAAGTCTAG
- a CDS encoding carbamate kinase family protein produces the protein MKELVVVAIGGNSIIKDNASQSVEHQAEAVKAVAGSVLEMLASDYDIVLTHGNGPQVGLDLRRAELAHQYEGLPLTPLANCVADTQGGIGYLIQQALNNRLAQRGEQKAVTVVTQVEVDKNDPGFTHPTKPIGAFFSEAQRDTLLQQHPNWHFVEDSGRGYRRVVASPEPKHIIEADAIKVLTQQGFVVIGAGGGGVPVVRGPQGDYQGVDAVIDKDLSTALLAREIRADILVITTGVEKVCIHFGKPNQRELGRVTVPEMTRYMEEGHFPPGSMLPKIAASLAFLHHGGKRVVITSPECLPAALRGETGTHIVNV, from the coding sequence ATGAAAGAACTTGTAGTAGTGGCCATTGGTGGTAACAGCATTATTAAAGATAACGCCAGTCAGTCTGTTGAACATCAGGCCGAAGCGGTAAAAGCGGTAGCGGGATCGGTGCTTGAGATGTTGGCCTCCGATTATGACATTGTGCTCACTCATGGTAATGGCCCTCAAGTGGGGCTTGATCTGCGCCGTGCAGAGTTGGCCCATCAATATGAAGGATTGCCGCTGACTCCACTTGCCAATTGTGTAGCGGATACTCAAGGAGGGATCGGCTATCTGATCCAGCAGGCGCTCAATAATCGGTTGGCGCAGCGTGGTGAGCAGAAAGCGGTAACTGTTGTCACGCAGGTCGAGGTGGATAAGAACGATCCTGGTTTCACCCATCCCACCAAACCGATAGGTGCCTTCTTTAGTGAAGCGCAGCGCGACACGTTGTTACAACAACATCCGAACTGGCATTTTGTGGAAGACTCTGGGCGTGGCTATCGCCGGGTGGTTGCCTCACCAGAACCCAAGCACATTATCGAGGCCGATGCCATTAAGGTACTTACGCAACAGGGCTTTGTGGTTATTGGCGCAGGTGGCGGTGGCGTACCGGTGGTTCGTGGCCCACAGGGAGACTATCAGGGCGTTGATGCGGTAATAGATAAAGACCTTTCGACTGCCTTGCTGGCTAGGGAGATTCGCGCAGATATCCTGGTGATCACCACCGGGGTGGAAAAGGTGTGCATTCATTTTGGCAAACCTAACCAGCGTGAACTGGGACGCGTCACTGTGCCAGAGATGACACGTTATATGGAAGAAGGGCACTTCCCTCCCGGCAGTATGCTACCGAAGATCGCTGCCAGTCTGGCATTTTTGCACCATGGAGGAAAACGTGTGGTGATCACTTCGCCGGAATGCTTACCGGCAGCGTTGCGCGGTGAGACCGGTACGCATATCGTCAATGTCTGA
- a CDS encoding xanthine permease, whose amino-acid sequence MNRIKLEWKCGDWAAYFGLMTNNLTNLLTMMGLLIFVVGIPKEIVYGRIAPAFGLAVLMASVCYTWFALQMVRQTGRTDVTALPSGPSAPSIFTVTFLVLMPVYQQTGDADFAIQIGLVWCFVEALILVGGSFLGETIRKMIPRTVLLSCLSGLGLLLLAMNPMLQAFEAPTVSFIVLLLIFINWFGKKPIFARIPTGLLLLVAGTVLAWISGLQSPEAIKASMSSFGFNPPGVHVDGFINGLPHALPYLASAVPLGLANYIFDLENIESAHAAGDNYDTRKVMMANGFSSMIGCLLGNPFPVTVYVGHAGWKAMGASIGYTLASGVTMFVVPLFGLGAFMLAVIPMTAIVPILVFIGVVTANQVVRETPKVEVPVIFICLFPWIANWALTMVNSVMGAAGTSAAKLGTELLYSKGVYYQGLVHLGNGAPLASMLWGCIAIFAINNKPLRGAVAAATGALLSLFGVIHSPTVGFALGSSMMFMLAYLMMTGMFVVKHLLDSRENAPVSVQESTETT is encoded by the coding sequence ATGAACAGAATAAAATTAGAGTGGAAATGCGGTGACTGGGCAGCCTATTTTGGGCTGATGACCAATAACCTGACTAATCTACTCACCATGATGGGGTTACTGATTTTTGTAGTCGGTATTCCCAAAGAAATTGTCTACGGCCGCATTGCCCCTGCCTTTGGCCTGGCAGTGCTGATGGCCAGCGTCTGTTATACCTGGTTTGCACTGCAGATGGTGCGCCAGACCGGACGTACCGATGTGACCGCGCTGCCCTCCGGCCCTAGCGCACCGTCAATTTTTACTGTGACCTTCCTAGTATTGATGCCAGTTTACCAGCAAACCGGTGATGCCGATTTTGCCATCCAGATTGGCCTGGTGTGGTGCTTTGTTGAAGCACTCATTTTGGTAGGTGGCTCGTTCCTGGGGGAAACTATCCGTAAGATGATCCCGCGAACCGTTTTGCTTTCCTGTCTTTCTGGTCTGGGGCTGCTGCTGCTGGCGATGAATCCGATGCTGCAGGCGTTCGAAGCACCTACGGTTTCATTCATTGTTCTGCTGCTGATCTTCATCAACTGGTTTGGTAAAAAACCCATCTTCGCGCGTATCCCCACCGGTTTGCTACTGCTGGTTGCTGGCACGGTCCTGGCGTGGATTTCCGGTCTGCAAAGTCCAGAGGCGATCAAGGCTTCAATGTCTTCTTTCGGGTTCAATCCGCCTGGAGTGCATGTCGACGGTTTTATTAATGGATTGCCGCATGCACTACCCTATCTGGCTTCAGCCGTTCCCCTTGGGCTGGCGAACTATATTTTCGACTTGGAAAACATCGAAAGTGCGCATGCCGCAGGAGATAACTACGATACCCGTAAAGTCATGATGGCGAATGGTTTCTCCTCAATGATTGGCTGTCTGTTGGGTAACCCATTCCCTGTGACCGTTTATGTTGGCCATGCGGGCTGGAAAGCGATGGGGGCAAGTATTGGTTACACATTGGCTTCTGGCGTGACCATGTTCGTTGTACCGTTATTTGGTCTTGGTGCCTTTATGCTTGCAGTGATACCGATGACCGCTATTGTGCCAATTCTGGTGTTTATCGGTGTGGTGACGGCCAATCAGGTAGTGAGGGAAACGCCGAAAGTGGAAGTGCCGGTGATCTTTATCTGCCTGTTCCCGTGGATCGCCAACTGGGCCCTGACCATGGTCAACAGTGTCATGGGGGCCGCGGGGACTTCCGCAGCCAAACTGGGTACAGAATTGCTGTACAGCAAAGGGGTATACTACCAAGGGCTGGTGCACTTGGGGAATGGGGCGCCGCTTGCCAGCATGTTATGGGGATGTATTGCTATTTTTGCCATTAACAATAAACCACTGAGGGGGGCAGTTGCGGCGGCAACGGGCGCACTGTTGTCATTGTTCGGTGTGATCCACTCTCCCACAGTTGGCTTTGCATTGGGTAGCTCGATGATGTTTATGTTGGCCTATCTGATGATGACAGGGATGTTTGTGGTGAAACATTTACTCGATAGCCGTGAAAACGCCCCAGTATCCGTGCAGGAATCAACCGAGACTACGTAA
- a CDS encoding DUF1116 domain-containing protein, translated as MSHSFFNQPLNVINVGIAMFSDDLKKQHIPVTHLDWTPPGQGNMAVVEALDQIASPAFADKIAAANKLALERIIKSHPVLVGYDQAINVVPGMTRKTILHAGPPISWEKMCGAMKGAVTGALVFEGLAANLDEAAELAASGEITFSPCHEHDCVGSMAGVTSASMFMHIVENKTYGNRAYTNMSEQMAKILRMGANDQSVIDRLNWMRDVQGPMLRDAMKLAGEIDLRLMLAQALHMGDECHNRNNAGTTLLIQALTPWIIQAGYSVEQQREVFDFVASSDYFSGPTWMAMCKAAMDAAHGIEYSTVVTTMARNGVEFGLRVSGLPGQWFTGPAQQVIGPMFAGYKEEDSGLDIGDSAITETYGIGGFAMATAPAIVALVGGTVEEAIDFSRQMREITLGENPNVTIPLLSFMGVPTAIDITKVGSSGILPVINTAIAHKDAGIGMIGAGIVHPPFACFEKALLTYRDRYCQ; from the coding sequence ATGAGCCATTCATTCTTTAACCAACCACTGAATGTGATCAATGTGGGTATTGCCATGTTCAGTGATGACCTTAAAAAACAGCATATCCCGGTCACTCATCTTGACTGGACGCCGCCAGGGCAGGGCAATATGGCAGTCGTTGAGGCTCTTGACCAGATAGCGTCTCCGGCATTTGCTGACAAGATTGCGGCAGCGAATAAACTGGCGCTGGAGCGCATTATCAAGTCACATCCGGTTCTGGTGGGTTACGATCAGGCTATTAATGTGGTACCGGGTATGACCCGCAAGACCATTCTTCACGCTGGCCCACCGATTAGTTGGGAAAAAATGTGTGGGGCGATGAAAGGGGCGGTAACCGGTGCGCTGGTGTTCGAGGGATTGGCTGCCAACCTCGATGAGGCGGCTGAACTGGCGGCTTCCGGTGAAATCACCTTCTCCCCCTGCCATGAGCATGACTGTGTCGGCTCAATGGCTGGCGTGACCTCTGCGTCAATGTTTATGCACATCGTAGAAAACAAAACCTACGGCAACCGTGCCTATACCAACATGAGTGAGCAGATGGCGAAGATCTTGCGTATGGGAGCTAATGACCAGAGCGTTATTGACCGCCTGAACTGGATGCGTGATGTGCAGGGCCCGATGTTGCGTGATGCCATGAAATTGGCGGGTGAGATCGACCTGCGGCTGATGCTGGCGCAGGCGCTTCACATGGGCGACGAGTGCCACAACCGCAATAACGCAGGCACCACCCTGCTGATCCAGGCACTGACGCCGTGGATCATCCAGGCCGGTTACTCGGTGGAACAGCAGCGTGAGGTCTTCGATTTTGTTGCCAGCAGTGATTACTTCTCCGGCCCTACCTGGATGGCGATGTGCAAGGCGGCAATGGATGCTGCACACGGTATTGAATACAGTACGGTGGTGACAACCATGGCGCGCAATGGCGTCGAGTTTGGTCTGCGCGTCAGTGGACTACCGGGGCAGTGGTTTACCGGCCCGGCGCAACAGGTTATCGGGCCGATGTTTGCTGGTTATAAAGAGGAAGACTCTGGGTTGGATATCGGCGACAGCGCGATTACTGAAACCTATGGGATTGGCGGTTTTGCTATGGCGACGGCCCCGGCCATTGTTGCGCTGGTAGGGGGGACCGTCGAAGAGGCGATCGATTTCTCCCGTCAGATGCGGGAAATCACCCTTGGCGAAAACCCTAATGTCACCATTCCTTTACTGTCCTTTATGGGCGTCCCAACGGCTATCGATATTACCAAAGTGGGCAGCAGCGGCATCCTGCCGGTGATTAACACCGCGATAGCCCATAAGGATGCTGGGATAGGTATGATCGGTGCCGGGATTGTTCATCCGCCGTTTGCTTGTTTTGAGAAGGCGCTACTGACTTATCGCGATCGCTACTGCCAATAA
- the fdrA gene encoding acyl-CoA synthetase FdrA, with protein MPIRIIVKKNTWFDSVSLMSISTKANKLAGVEQAFVAMATEMNKSVLQNLGLLTPELEAAKNGDLMIVIKGASDEANDATLQAIEALFTNKDKGARHEARYATVASAKANIPESNLAVISVNGLYAAREARQALENNLNVMLFSDNVSIDDELALKQLAHEKGLLMMGPDCGTAIINGAALCFGNAVRRGNIGIIGASGTGSQELSVRIHEFGGGISQLIGTGGRDLSEKIGGLMMLDALKMLEDDSQTEVIVLVSKPPASAVAHKVLERARACRKPVVVCFLGRNAPPADEQGLQFARATKEAALKAVLLTGIKQESLDLHPLNWPLIEEVRARLTPQQKYIRGLFCGGTLCDEAMFAALEKYSDVYSNIQPDPSKRLKDLNQSIAHTFLDFGDDDFTNGKPHPMIDPTNRISRLLQEARDPEVGVIVMDFVLGFGAHEDPVGVMIEAIKEAKAIAAREKRPLEILGYVLGTDLDTPSLQQQCQMLTDAGVIWASSSTNTGLLAREFVCKGEKA; from the coding sequence ATGCCAATCAGGATCATTGTTAAAAAGAACACTTGGTTTGATTCCGTTTCGCTGATGTCGATTTCGACCAAAGCAAATAAACTGGCAGGGGTTGAACAGGCGTTTGTGGCTATGGCCACGGAAATGAACAAAAGCGTGTTGCAGAACTTGGGGTTATTGACGCCAGAGCTGGAGGCGGCCAAAAACGGCGACCTGATGATTGTGATTAAGGGCGCCAGCGACGAAGCCAACGACGCTACGCTGCAGGCCATTGAAGCCTTGTTTACTAACAAAGATAAAGGCGCTCGGCACGAAGCGCGTTATGCCACTGTTGCCAGCGCAAAAGCCAATATTCCAGAGAGCAATCTTGCAGTTATTTCAGTTAATGGCCTCTACGCAGCGCGCGAAGCGCGTCAGGCGTTGGAAAACAATCTAAACGTGATGCTGTTTTCCGATAATGTCTCTATTGACGATGAGCTGGCATTGAAACAGTTGGCGCATGAAAAAGGGTTGCTGATGATGGGGCCCGACTGCGGTACTGCCATCATCAATGGCGCGGCCCTCTGTTTTGGTAACGCGGTGCGCCGTGGCAACATTGGCATCATCGGCGCATCTGGAACAGGGAGCCAGGAACTGAGCGTGCGCATCCATGAGTTTGGCGGTGGTATTTCACAACTGATTGGCACCGGTGGGCGCGATCTTAGTGAAAAGATCGGTGGCCTGATGATGCTTGATGCGCTGAAAATGCTGGAGGACGATAGCCAAACTGAAGTCATCGTGTTGGTATCAAAACCACCCGCGTCGGCGGTGGCACACAAGGTGCTTGAACGTGCTCGTGCATGCCGTAAACCGGTGGTGGTCTGCTTCCTTGGGCGTAATGCACCACCGGCTGATGAGCAAGGATTACAGTTTGCCCGTGCCACCAAAGAGGCGGCATTAAAAGCCGTGTTACTCACCGGTATCAAACAAGAGTCCCTCGATCTTCATCCTCTCAATTGGCCGCTGATTGAAGAAGTGCGTGCACGTTTGACACCACAGCAAAAATACATTCGCGGTCTATTCTGCGGCGGTACGCTGTGTGATGAAGCGATGTTTGCGGCTTTGGAGAAATACAGCGATGTTTACAGCAATATTCAACCCGACCCGTCCAAACGCTTAAAAGATCTCAACCAGAGCATAGCGCATACTTTTCTCGACTTTGGTGACGATGACTTCACCAATGGTAAACCGCATCCAATGATCGACCCAACCAACCGTATCAGTCGTTTATTACAGGAGGCGCGTGATCCTGAGGTTGGTGTGATAGTGATGGATTTTGTGCTTGGTTTTGGTGCGCATGAAGATCCTGTGGGCGTAATGATTGAAGCAATCAAAGAAGCCAAGGCGATTGCCGCACGCGAGAAACGGCCACTGGAGATCCTTGGCTATGTGCTGGGGACCGATCTTGATACGCCATCACTGCAGCAACAGTGCCAGATGCTCACGGACGCGGGCGTCATTTGGGCAAGTAGCAGCACCAATACCGGATTACTGGCGCGTGAATTTGTCTGCAAAGGGGAGAAAGCCTGA